In Penicillium oxalicum strain HP7-1 chromosome I, whole genome shotgun sequence, a single window of DNA contains:
- a CDS encoding Hydrophobin translates to MQFTTSSIFLGLAALAVALPADQSTSANGLRAQKDSDVRWHVPTSMTIQEAQAKCGDQAQLSCCNKATYAGDTTDVNSGIGGGLLSNLIGSGSGAEGIGAFEQCSKLDLQIPIIGIPIQDLVNQKCKQNIACCANSPSTASNDLVGAALPCIALGSIL, encoded by the exons ATGCAGTTCACCACCAGCtccatcttcctcggcctcgctgCCCTCGCTGTCGCTCTCCCTGCCGACCAGTCCACCAGCGCCAACGGCCTCCGCGCCCAGAAGGACAGCGATGTCCGCTGGCACGTGCCCACCAGCATGACCATCCAGGAGGCTCAGGCCAAGTGCGGTGACCAGGCCCAGCTCTCCTGCTGCAACAAGGCCACCTACGCCGGTGACACCACCGATGTCAACTCCGGCATTGGCGGTGGTCTGCTTTCCAACCTGATCGGCTCTGGCTCCGGTGCCGAGGGTATTGGTGCCTTCGAGCAGTGCTCCAAGCTGGACCTCCAGATCCCCATCATCGGTATCCCCATCCAGGACCTGGTCAACCAGAAGTGCAAGCAGAACATTGCCTGCTGCGCCAACAGCCCTAGTACTGCC AGCAACGACCTTGTCGGTGCCGCTCTGCCTTGCATTGCCCTCGGCTCTATTCTGTAA
- a CDS encoding Thioredoxin, protein MELSTLLILAALFIAFRIYQARSAPSTPIMSHGKVSNIDNEVIFKALVSSGPVLVDFYATWCGPCKAVAPKIGEFSGKYENVRFLQVDVDQMRSTAQQFNITAMPTFVMMKDGQEVHRVRGADLKSIDDWLQKQ, encoded by the exons ATGGAGCTCTCGACTCTGCTGATCCTCGCTGCGCTATTCATCG CTTTCCGCATCTATCAAGCCCGAAGCGCTCCGTCAACGCCCATCATGTCTCACGGAAAGGTGTCCAACATTGACAA CGAGGTCATCTTCAAGGCCCTCGTTTCGTCCGGCCCTGTGCTTGTTGACTTCTACGCCACCTGGTGTGGACCTTGCAAGGCCGTTGCCCCCAAGATTGGAGAGTTTAGTGGAAAGTACGAGAATGTTCGCTTCCTTCAGGTGGATGTCGACCAGATGCGTAGCACGGCGCAGCAGTTCAACATCACTGCGATGCCCACCTTTGTGATGATGAAAGATGGACAAGAGGTGCATCGGGTTCGGGGTGCAGACCTCAAGTCGATTGACGACTGGCTGCAGAAGCAGTAG
- a CDS encoding 26S proteasome regulatory subunit 4, translating into MGNQQSNMGGGPGGDGRDDKDKKKDKPKYEPPPPPTTRIGRKKRKAGGPSAASKLPDIYPTSRCKLRYLRMQRVHDHLLLEEEYVENMERLRKAKAQAAQGSARSEDPELSDRNADERSRVDDMRGSPMGVGNLEELIDDDHAIVSSATGPEYYVSIMSFVDKDLLEPGASILLHHKSVSVVGVLTEESDPLVSVMKLDKAPTESYADIGGLESQIQEVRESVELPLLHPELYEEMGIKPPKGVILYGAPGTGKTLLAKAVANQTSATFLRIVGSELIQKYLGDGPRLVRQIFTVAAEHAPSIVFIDEIDAIGTKRYDSTSGGEREIQRTMLELLNQLDGFDDRGDVKVIMATNKIESLDPALIRPGRIDRKILFENPDQNTKKKIFTLHTSKMSLGDDVDLDEFINQKDDLSGADIRAICTEAGLMALRERRMRVQMDDFRSARERIMKTKQDGGPVEGLYL; encoded by the exons ATG GGCAATCAACAATCTAACATGGGCGGAGGCCCAGGCGGGGATGGGCGCGatgacaaggacaagaag AAGGATAAGCCCAAGTAcgagccaccaccaccacccaccaccCGCATTGGccggaagaagcgcaaggctgGAGGTCCTAGCGCTGCATCGAAGCTCCCAGACATTTATCCTACCTCGAGATGCAAGCTACGATACCTGCGAATGCAACGTGTGCATGACCACCTGCTCTTGGAGGAGGAATACGTGGAGAACATGGAACGCCTGCGCAAAGCCAAGGCTCAGGCTGCTCAGGGCTCAGCTCGCTCCGAAGATCCGGAGCTTTCCGATCGGAACGCCGACGAGCGAAGTCGAGTCGATGACATGCGTGGCAGTCCGATGGGTGTTGGTAACCTGGAGGAACTGATTGACGATGATCATGCTATCGTTTCTAGTGCGACGGGCCCAGAATACTATGTGTCTATCATGTCTTTCGTGGATAAGGACCTTCTGGAACCAGGTGCTAGCATCTTGCTGCATCACAAATCTGTTTCTGTGGTCGGTGTTTTGACAGAAGAGTCAGATCCACTTGTGTCGGTCATGAAACTTGACAAGGCTCCAACTGAATCATACGCCGATATTGGTGGATTGGAATCTCAGATCCAGGAGGTTCGAGAATCCGTCGAATTgccgcttcttcatcctgAGCTGTACGAGGAAATGGGTATCAAGCCTCCCAAGGGTGTCATCCTGTACGGTGCACCCGGAACCGGAAAGACACTCTTGGCCAAGGCTGTTGCCAACCAAACGAGTGCCACATTCCTTCGTATTGTTGGATCAGAATTGATTCAGAAGTACCTTGGTGATGGCCCCCGCCTGGTCCGTCAAATTTTCACCGTCGCAGCCGAGCACGCCCCATCCATTGTCTTCATTGACGAGATTGACGCTATTGGTACGAAGCGGTACGACTCGACATCCGGAGGCGAGCGAGAGATCCAGCGTACTATGCTTGAACTCCTAAATCAGCTTGACGGTTTCGATGACCGTGGCGATGTGAAGGTGATCATGGCCACAAACAAAATCGAAAGTTTGGATCCTGCCCTGATTCGTCCAGGTCGTATTGACCGAAAAATTCTCTTCGAAAACCCCGACC AAAataccaagaagaagattttCACCCTGCACACGTCCAAGATGTCCCTTGGTGATGATGTCGATCTTGATGAGTTCATCAATCAAAAGGACGATTTGTCTGGTGCAGACATTCGAGCAATATGCACTGAAGCTGGTCTCATGGCTCTTCGGGAGCGCCGTATGCGGGTACAGATGGATGACTTCCGGTCGGCCCGTGAGCGCATCATGAAGACCAAGCAGGATGGCGGTCCCGTGGAGGGCTTGTACTTGTAG
- a CDS encoding Ubiquitin-conjugating enzyme, producing the protein MRLRLVDAVIDACAPHLGAGCLRTSVASQFVFLFANLVRLTFSDSSHSVVLKILAPRSTPTPRTCIFLKLRTHSYFPSIGLPDILKTSCRSYKKHGWQSYNRRRVAKELADIHADVHSKITVQPIGNQDDVTHLRGTFPGPPDTPYEGGTYNVDIKIPTDYPFRPPTMKFETKVWHPNVSSQTGAICLDTLSSAWSPVLTIKSALISLQSLLSTPEPKDPQDAEVANMMLQRPQQFERVAREWAVVYAGAPSGDSGAGQEGTAESPLAIDDDPPAKYDGYDAGVVDNFQAMGFQVEDVVRVFAELGISRNTRQLDDGQVDDVCARLLAGA; encoded by the exons ATGCGCCTGAGGCTGGTGGATGCGGTCATTGATGCCTGCGCGCCTCATCTCGGTGCGGGCTGTCTTCGCACAAG TGTAGCCTCTcaatttgtttttctcttcgcaAATCTTGTGAGACTTACATTCAGTGACTCGTCTCACTCCGTGGTTCTGAAAATTCTTGCGCCAAGATCTACTCCGACTCCGCGGACCTGCATCTTTTTGAAGCTCCGCACGCACTCATACTTCCCCTCCATCGG CCTACCTGACATCTTGAAAACATCCTGTCGCTCATACAAAAAACATGGCTGGCAATCGTACAATCGTCGACGTGTCGCTAAAGAACTAGCCGACATACATGCGGACGTGCATTCCAAAATTACGGTACAGCCTATCGGCAACCAGGATGATGTTACACATTTGCGAGGAACCTTCCCTGGCCCTCCAGATACACCATACGAAGGGGGCACGTACAATGTGGATATCAAGATCCCCACTGACTACCCATTCCGACCCCCGACGATGAAATTTGAGACCAAAGTCTGGCATCCAAATGTTAGCAGTCAAACT GGTGCCATCTGTCTCGATACTCTGTCAAGTGCCTGGTCTCCCGTCCTCACAATCAAGTCAGCATTGATCTCATTGCAATCCTTGCTGAGCACACCGGAGCCTAAGGACCCGCAGGATGCTGAGGTTGCCAATATGATGCTACAGCGACCACAGCAATTTGAGCGTGTCGCTCGTGAATGGGCTGTGGTATATGCAGGTGCCCCATCTGGCGACTCTGGCGCTGGTCAAGAGGGTACCGCAGAATCACCGCTCGCCATTGACGACGATCCTCCCGCAAA ATATGATGGTTACGATGCAGGGGTGGTTGACAATTTTCAGGCAATGGGATTCCAGGTGGAGGATGTTGTGCGTGTGTTTGCTGAGCTTGGAATCAGCAGAAACACTCGTCAACTAGACGACGGTCAAGTTGATGATGTTTGTGCACGGTTGCTTGCAGGTGCATGA
- a CDS encoding ABC transporter ATP-binding protein ARB1 — translation MVSASKAARMAKRAEAGDKKTKKSASKKEEDPSVADVADGDEQPATTEAKMKDVEKLTSQMDKHGLSDRVTTGVLSSLPASRDVKITSASLVFHGKVLFTDSTLELNFGRRYGLLGENGCGKSTLLKSIATREFPFPEHIDLYLLNEGAPMTDKGALEWVVDEAQAQLDGMEKKAEEILESEGPDSPILEDLYDRMDKMDPSTFHTRASLILTGLGFNKVTIHKKTKDMSGGWRMRVALAKALFVKPSLLLLDDPTAHLDLEACVWLEEYLKKWDRTLVLVSHSMDFLNGVCTNMIDMRMKSLLYYGGNYDSYHKTRAEQETNQMKAYTKQQEEIAHIKKFIASAGTYANLVRQAKSRQKILDKMEADGFIQPVVPDRVFTFRFADVEKLPPPVLSFDDVSFSYSGNWDDTLYEHLDLGVDMDSRTALVGPNGVGKSTLLRLMTGKLSPIAGTVSRHTHLKLGVYSQHSAEQLDLTKSSLEFVRDKFPEKSQDYQYWRQQLGRYGLSGESQTAIMGTLSEGQKSRIVFALLAIESPNMILLDEPTNGLDIPTIDSLADAINAYNGGVVVVSHDFRLLDKIAKDILVCEHKSVRRWDGSIGQYKKYLRDKMVSAGAV, via the exons ATGGTTTCCGCCTCCAAGGCCGCCCGTATGGCGAAGCGCGCCGAAGCCGGCgacaagaagaccaagaagtcCGCCtccaagaaggaggaggacccCTCCGTCGCTGACGTTGCTGATGGCGATGAGCAGCCTGCCACGACCGAGGCCAAGATGAAGGACGTTGAGAAGCTCACCTCACAGATGGACAAGCACGGTCTGTCCGATCGTGTCACCACCGGTGTGCTTTCTTCACTGCCCGCCTCTCGCGACGTCAAGATCACCTCTGCCTCGCTGGTGTTCCACGGAAAGGTCCTCTTCACTGATTCCACGCTCGAACTCAACTTTGGCCGTCGTTACGGTCTCCTTGGTGAGAACGGCTGTGGAAAGTCTACTCTCCTCAAGTCCATTGCTACCCGCGAGTTCCCCTTCCCAGAGCACATCGACCTGTACCTTCTGAACGAGGGTGCTCCGATGACCGACAAGGGTGCGTTGGAGTGGGTTGTCGATGAGGCTCAGGCTCAGCTTGACggcatggagaagaaggctgaggagatcctcgagagcGAGGGTCCCGACAGCCCCATTTTGGAGGACCTCTACGAT CGCATGGACAAGATGGACCCCTCCACTTTCCACACTCGTGcctctctcattctcactGGTCTTGGTTTCAACAAGGTCACCATccacaagaagaccaaggacATGTCCGGTGGTTGGCGTATGCGTGTGGCCCTCGCCAAGGCCCTTTTCGTGAAGCCTtccctgctgctgctcgatGACCCTACTGCTCACTTGGATCTCGAAGCCTGTGTGTGGCTTGAGGAGTACCTCAAGAAGTGGGATCGCACCCTGGTCTTGGTCTCTCACTCTATGGATTTCCTCAACGGTGTCTGCACCAACATGATCGACATGCGCATGAAGAGTCTTCTCTACTACGGTGGTAACTACGATTCGTACCACAAGACCCGCGCCGAGCAGGAGACCAACCAGATGAAGGCCTATACCAAGCAACAGGAAGAAATCGCTCACATCAAGAAGTTCATTGCTTCCGCCGGTACATACGCCAACTTGGTGCGTCAGGCCAAGTCTCGCCAGAAGATTCTGGACAAGATGGAAGCCGATGGTTTCATTCAGCCCGTTGTGCCCGACCGTGTCTTCACCTTCCGCTTCGCCGACGTTGAGAAGCTGCCCCCTCCCGTGCTCTCCTTCGATGACGTGAGCTTCTCTTACTCTGGCAACTGGGATGACACCCTCTACGAGCACCTCGACCTCGGTGTGGACATGGATTCCCGTACTGCTCTCGTCGGACCAAACGGTGTTGGCAAGTCCACCCTGCTTCGTCTCATGACTGGCAAGCTGAGCCCCATCGCCGGTACTGTCAGCCGTCACACTCACTTGAAGCTCGGTGTCTACTCTCAGCACTCCGCTGAGCAGCTGGATCTGACAAAGTCCTCCCTTGAGTTTGTTCGTGACAAGTTCCCCGAGAAGTCCCAAGACTACCAGTACTGGCGCCAGCAGCTTGGCCGCTACGGTCTGTCCGGTGAATCCCAGACCGCCATCATGGGTACTTTGTCTGAGGGTCAGAAGAGTCGTATCGTGTTTGCTCTGCTTGCTATTGAATCCCCCAACATGATTCTGCTTGACGAGCCTACCAACGGTCTCGACATTCCCACCATCGATTCTCTTGCTGACGCCATCAATGCCTACAACGGTGGTGTTGTCGTTGTCTCTCACGACTTCCGTCTGCTGGACAAGATTGCCAAGGACATTCTTGTTTGCGAGCACAAGTCCGTTCGCCGCTGGGACGGAAGCATCGGCCAGTACAAGAAGTACCTCCGTGACAAGATGGTGTCTGCCGGTGCTGTCTAA